Within the Pseudomonas fulva genome, the region GGTCAGAGCGTGGCGGGATTGATATGCCGCTGCGAGCGGCTTGACTGCTTGAGGTACTGGGTCAGCTCGCGGGCCGGCAGCGGCCGGCTGTAGTAGTAGCCCTGACCTTCATGGCAGCCCTGGGCGATGATGTAGGCTTCCTGCTCGGCGGTTTCCACGCCTTCGGCGATGACCTGCATGCCCAGGCTCTTGCCCAGCTGGATGATGGCGCGAACGATGGTGGCGTCGTCCTCGTCGTCGAGCAGGTCCTGCACGAAGCTCTTGTCGATCTTGATCTTGTCCAGGGGCAGGCTCTTCAGGTAGCTGAGCGAGGAGTAGCCGGTACCGAAGTCGTCGATGGCGATCAGCGCCCCGGAGCGGCGCAGGCTGAGCAGGTGCTGGGCGGCGGTGCTGATGTCCTCCATCAGGCCGGTTTCGGTGACTTCCAGCTCCAGGCTGCGCGCCGGCAGGCGATACATCTGCATCAGGTTGTTGACCACCCGCGGCAGCTCGGCGTGGTGCAGCTGTACGGTCGACAGGTTGACCGCCATGCGCAGGTCGCCATAGCCCTGGTCGTGCCACTCGCGCAGCTGGCGGCAGGTCTGGTCGAGTACCCACTCGCCAATGGCGATGATGCTGCCGTTCTGCTCGGCCAGCGGGATGAACAGGTCGGGGCCGACGAAGCCGTGCTGCGGGTGCTGCCAGCGCAGCAGCGCCTCGACGCCGACCACCCGCTGGTCGCGGTAGCTGATCTGCGGCTGGTAGACCACGTGCAACTGGTTCAGCGCCAGGGCGTCGCGCAGGTCCTTTTCCAGCTCGCGGCGGCGACGCATCTCGCTGTCGACGCTGGCGATGTAGAACTGGTAGCGGTTGCGCGAACGGCTCTTGGCCAGGGTCATGGTCTGTTCGGCCTTCTGCAGCAGCTTCTCGGGGCTGTCGCCATCTTCCGGGAACAGGGTGATGCCGATGGTAGCGCGCAGCTGCACCTGGTGATCGTCGAGGGTGAAGGGCGTTTCCAGGTCGTCGAGCACGCTCTGCGCCAGTTCGGCGGCTTCGTAGGGCTGCTCGATATCGGCCTGCACCAGGGCGAACTGATCGCCGCCCAGGCGCGCCAGGGCGCCGAGCCGACCACTGTGGCTGCGCAGGCGGTCGGACAGCGCCAGCAGCAACTGGTCGCCGGTCTGGTAGCTGAACTGCTCGTTGATGCCCTTGAAGTCGTCCAGGCCGACGCACAGCACCGCCACGCGGCGCTGCAGGCGGCCGGCATCCTCGAGGATCTGTTCGAGTTGCTGCTGCAGTTGCAGGCGGTTGGGCAGGCTGGTCAGGAAGTCGTACTGCGACATGCGCTGCAGGCTGTTTTCCGCCTCGCGGCGCAGGTGCGTGTTGCGTTCGATCGAGGCGAGCAGCCCGTTGGCGGTGTTGATCCACAGGCCCAGTTCGTTCTTTTCGTTGCCGGCGAGCATCGGCAGCTTGTTCTCGCTGGGGCGGTCCGGGTTGATGTTGCTCAGGTGCTCGATGATCTTGGCCAGCGGCTTGGTGAGCAGCCAGTAATAGACCAGGTACAGCACCAGGCCCATGGCCAGGGCGCGCAACACCCCGGAGATGAAGATGATCACCGAATTGGTGAGAAAGCTTTCTCCGTACAGCGCGGTGTCGAGGGTGATGTTCAGGTCGCCGTAGTATTCGTTGTACGGCTCGCGGCCGACCAGACGGGTGCTGAACTGCTGCTCCTCGCCGAGGATCGGGTCGGTCAGCCAGCGCAGGGGCAGGTCGGCGAGGGGGCGGCTCTTCTCGGCGAGCATCTGCTCACCCGGATGGCCGATGGACGCCTGGCGCACCGACTCGTGCTGGAACAGGCCTTCGACCACCTGCATGCCCATCTCGCGATCCAGGCTGTAGACCGCCTGGGTGGAGGGGTCGCGGAACATGCCGAGAATGCGCTGGGAATCGCTGGTGATGGAATGGCGCGTCTTGTAGATGTCGAACACGATCTGCCCGAGGCTGAGCACCACGCCCACGGCAAGCGCGGACAACAGCACCACGCGCAGCAGTTTCACGGACAGGCTGTGCTTGAGTTCCAGCTTCAAATGGCAGTTCCTTGTGCGATACCCGGCGCCGGATTGGAGTTGAGTATTGGCAAACTCGCGTTGCCAGTCAAAGGCCGTATGCATGGGGCGACCAATCTGGTCGCGCCCAGGGCGCGGCGGACGTTTCCCGTGACGACGCGGCTCGCGTTGAAAGGTGGACAGGTCCTCGGCTGGCACTACCCGCTCTGTGTCGGAAAGAAACCTCAGGTCTTGAGCGCCGCCTGTCGATGCCGCCAGGTTGCAACAGGCAAAAAAAAGCCCCCCTGACTCGCATCAGAGGGGCATTTTCATCGGCCAGGGGCTCAGGCGGCGAAGTTCTTCGCCACGAAGTCCCAGTTGACCAGGTTCCAGAACGCCTCGACATACTTCGGACGCACGTTGCGGTAGTCGATGTAGTAGGCGTGCTCCCAGACGTCGCAGGTCAGCAGCGGGGTGTCGCCGCTGGTCAGCGGGCAGCCGGCGCCGATGGTGCTGGCCAGGGCCAGGGAGCCGTCGGCCTTCTTCACCAGCCAGCCCCAGCCGGAACCGAAGGTGCCGATGCTGACCTTGCTGAACTCTTCCTTGAACGCGTCGAAGGAACCAAACGCCTTGTCGATGGCCGCTGCCAGTTCGCCGGTCGGCTGACCGCCGCCGTTGGGGCTCAGGCAGTTCCAGTAGAAGGTGTGGTTCCACACCTGGGCGGCGTTGTTGAAGATACCGCCGGAGGAGGTCTTGACGATTTCTTCCAGGCTCTTGCCTTCGAACTCGGTGCCGGGCACCAGGTTGTTCAGGTTCACGACATAGGTGTTGTGGTGCTTGTCGTGGTGGAACTCCAGGGTTTCCTTGGAGATGTGCGGCTGCAGGGCATCGTGTGCGTACGGCAGCGGCGGCAATTCGAAAGCCATGGTTATTCTCCTAATCAGGTCTGTTGCGATGAGCGCAAGGCCGATCACGGGCGGCCAAACATGCGTCGGCGGATTTGTACCCTTTGCGACGCAGGGCAGGGATCATAGCACCGGGGCTACGCCATAACCACGCGGCAACTGTGCGGGATACCGGGCCAGAGCCCTCGCGGCGATTCAGCTCAGCTTCATCATCGCCACGCCGGCGAGAATGATCAGGCAGGCCACGGCGCGCAGCGGCGGCAGGCTTTCCTTGAGCCATAGCCGGCCGATCAGCAGGGCGAACACCACGCTGGTTTCACGCAGCGCCGAAACCAGTGCCACCGGCGCCAGGGTCATGGCCCAGATGGCGATGCTGTAGGCCAGCATGGACATGGCGCCGCCGAGCAGGCCGGCGCGCCAGTGCGGACCGAGTGTCGAGACGACGCCTGGGCCGCGTTGAGCGAGGATCACCAGGGCCATCACCAGGCCGTTGACCGCGAACAGCCATGCCGAATACGACAGCGGGTCGCCATTGGCGCGGGCGCCGCTGGCATCGGCCAGGGTGTAGCCGGCGATGAACAGCGCGGTCAGCAGGGCATTGATCAGCAGGCCGCTGCGGGGGCGGCCATGACCGCCGCGCATCGCCATCAGCCAGATGCCGCCGACCAGTACGCCAAGGCCCAGCCACTGGCTGGCGGGCAGCACCTCGCCAAGCAGCAGCACCGACAGCGCGGCCACCAGCAGCGGCGAGCTGCCTCGGGAGATGGGGTAGACCTGGCCGAGGTCGCCGTGCCGGTAGGCGCGGCTCAGGAACAGGTTGTAGCCGATGTGCAGCAGCGCCGAGAGGATGATCCAGGGCCAGGCCGCGGCGGCCGGCACAGCCACGAAGGGCAGGGCGAGAAGGGCGACGACGCCGGCGCCGATCTGGATCAGCGAGGCGGTGAGGAAGCGATCCAGGCCGATCTTGAGCAGCGCGTTCCAGCCGGCGTGCAGGGCCGCGGCGGCGATGACCATGAGAAAGACACCTGTTTCCACTGCTGCTTCGCCCGTTGTCTGGAGCGCGCCAGCATAGCAGCTGGGCGCACGTCGTGCGGGCGTTACAGCGGGCTGGCGATCAGTTGCCAGGCGATGGCGAACATCATGGCTGCGACCACCAGATCGATGATCCGCCAGGTCAGCGGGCGGGCCAACCAGGGCGCCAGCCAGGCGGCGCCCAGCGCCAGGCACAGGAACCACAGCAGCGAGGCGCTGGCCGCGCCGGCCGCATAGGCCGGCGGCACGGCTTGCTGGGCGCCGAGGGAGCCGATCAGCAGCACGGTATCCAGGTACACGTGGGGGTTGAGCAGGGTGACCGCCAGGGTCGCCAGCAACACTGCACGCAACGAGCGCGGCGCCCCCGTTTCGGCCTGCAGGCCGGCCGGCCGGCAGGCGCGCCGCAGGGCCTGGGCGCCGTACCAGATCAGAAACGCGGCGCCGCCCCAGCGGGCGATCCCGAGCAGCCACTCGCTCTGCAGCAGCAGGGTCGCCAGGCCGAACACCCCGGCACTGATCAGCAGCGCATCACAGAGGATGCACAGCAGCGCCACGGGCAGGTGATGCTCACGGCGCAGGCTCTGGGCGAGCACGAAGGCGTTCTGGGCGCCGAGGGCGATGATCAGGCCGGCGGTGATCGCCAGGCCGTTGGTGTAGCTCTGCCACATGGTGAAAGTCCTTGGAAACGAACGCGTCGAGCACGATCTGCGGGTGGGGATGGCTATCAGTCTGCGCCCCTGGCCTGTATAAGAAAAAGCAATAGTACTGATCGATCATTAGGAAAATCGATTGCTCGACTACAAATTGCTCGCCGCCCTTGCCGCGGTCGTCGAACAGGCCGGTTTCGAACGTGGAGCCCAGGTGCTGGGCCTGTCGCAGTCGGCGGTGTCCCAGCGCATCAAGCTGCTGGAGGCGCGTATCGGCCAGCCGGTGCTGCTGCGCGCGATGCCGCCGACGCCCACCGATGTCGGCCGGCGGCTGCTCAACCACGTGCAGCAGGTGCGCCTGCTGGAGCGCGACCTGCAGCAGCAGGTGCCAAGCCTGGAGGCGGATGGGCAAACCCAGCGCCTGCGCATCGCCGTCAATGCCGACAGCCTGGCCACCTGGTGGGGCAGGGCGGTGGCGGATTTCTGCGCCAGCCACCGGGTGCTGCTGGAACTGGTGGTCGAGGATCAGGAGGTGGGGCTCAAGCGCATGCGCGCCGGTGATGTGGCCGCCTGCGTGTGCGCCGCGGAGCGGCCGGTATCCGGCGCGCGCAGCCTGGCGCTGGGTGCCATGCGCTACCGGGCCATGGCCAGCCCGGCCTTTATCGCCCGGCATTTTCCCGATGGGGTGAGTGCCGAGCGCATCGGTCAGGTGCCGGCCATCGTGTTCGGCCCGGATGACCAGTTGCAGCACCGTTATCTGAACGAGCTCGGTCTGTCCGGCAGCTTCCTGCACCACCTGTGCCCGTCGTCCGAAGGCTTCCTGCGCCTAACCGCCGAAGGGCTGGGTTGGGGCATGGTGCCCGAGCCGCAGATGGCCGAGGCCATGGCCAGCGGTGAACTGCTCGAGCTGCTCCCCGGCCGGCCCATCGACGTGCCGCTGTACTGGCACCACTGGCGCAACGGCGGCGAATTGCTCGACCAGCTCACCCGGCACCTGCAGCGCCATGCCGGTGATTATCTGGTACCGGTGCCGTGAACACGGCTGCCATGATCGGCGCGACGCCTTATAGTGCGCGCAGCAGCGGGCGGAGGGCGTGATGAAGATTCTGGTCACCGGAGCAAGCGGGTTCATTGGCGGGCGTTTCGCGCGGTTCGCCCTCGAGCAGGGCCTGGAGGTGCGCGTCACCGGCCGCCGCGAGGAGGCATTCGAGCACCTGATCCGCCGAGGGGCGCAGTTCATGTCCGGCGATCTGGCCGACCCCGAGCTGGCGCTGGCGCTGTGCAGCGACGTCGAAGCAGTGGTGCACTGCGCCGGTGCCGTGGGTGTGTGGGGGCGCTACGAGTATTTCCATCAGGGCAACGTGGTGCTCACCGAAAACGTCATCGAGGCCTGCCTCAAGCGCGGGGTGCGCCGCCTGGTGCACCTGTCCTCGCCGTCGATCTATTTCGATGGTCGCGATCACCTCGGCCTGCGCGAAGACCAGGTGCCCAAGCGCTTCTCCAGCCATTACGCGCGCACCAAGTTTCTCGCCGAACAGCGCCTGTTCGGCGCCCAGGAGTTCGGCCTGGAAGTGCTGGCGCTGCGGCCGCGCTTCGTGACCGGCGCGGGAGACGTGAGCATCTTCCCGCGGCTGATCGCCCTGCAGCGCAGGGGCCGCCTGGCGATCATCGGCAACGGCCTGAACAAGGTCGACTTCACCAGCGTGCACAACCTCAACGAGGCCCTGTTCGGCGCCTTGCTGGCTGCCGGGCCGGCACTTGGCAAGGCCTACAACATCAGTGACGGCGCGCCGCTGCCGCTGTGGGACGTGGTCAACTACGTGCTGCGCCAACTGGAGTTGCCGCCAGTCACCCGCCATGTGCCAGTAGCCCTGGCGCGCAGCCTGGCCGTTGCCAGCGAGGGGCTATGCAGCCTGCTGCCCGGCCGCCCCGAGCCCGCGCTGACCCGGCTAGCGGTGGACGTGATGAGCCGCGACTTCTCCCTGGATATCAGCCAGGCACGCGAGCACCTGGACTATCAGGCCAGCGCCAGCCTGTGGCCGGCCCTGGACGAGTTCTGCCGCTGGTGGCGGGCGCAGGGCTAATCGCCCGCGCCAGGTCGGTGCGGAACCCGAGGTGCCTGCAACGGGTCTCTGTGCGCAATGCAGGCCGTCGCGGCATGCCCATTACTGGCATTACGACACCCAAGCGCCAGCCGTGAATCGGTATACTGCGCGCACTTTGCCTCCACCCTGGTTTTCTCAAGGTTCTCCCCATGCGTAACGATGCCCACGACGAATTCGATGACGTACCCAGCCTGACCCCGGATCGCCGCGATCAGGACGATTTCGAACCCGAGCCGCAGCCTTACGCCCGCACTGGCGCGGCTTCGCGCAAGGCCAGCGCGCCGCGTGCGGCGAGCACCGGGCCCCTGTGGGCGCTGGTCGGCGCCCTGAGCATCGCCCTGGCGGGCCTGGGCTGGTGGAGCTTCCAGCAGATCAGCCTGATGGAGCAGCAACTGGTGGCCACCCAGGAAAGCTTCGCGCGTATCAGCGAGGAAGCGGCCGGACGTATTCAGGATATTTCCGGCAAGGTGGTGGCGGCCGAGTCCAACGTCACCACCGGCAGCGAGGCGCTGCGCCTGCAGGTGCGTCAGCTGGAGAACAAGGTCGCCGAGCTGGGCAAGCAGCAGCAGGCGGCGGGCGGCCAGCAGAGCGGGCAGGACAAGCGCATCGAGCAGCTGGTCGCCGACCTGAAGGCCCAGCAGGGCGATGCCGGCCAGTACGCCGATAGCCTGAAGACCCTGGGCAGCGGCCAGGACGCACTGAAGAGCGAGCTGGCCGCGCTGAAAACCGAACTGGCTTCGCTGAAGAGCAGCCAGGGCGACGCCGGCAAGCTGGCCGCTCAGGTGAAGAGCCTGGCGGGTGATGTCGAGGCGCTGAAAAAGGCTGGTAATTCCAACGCGGCAGTCGAGCGTCTGGAACAGGACATGCTGGTACTCAAGAGCCAGCTGGACAACCGCCCGGCCGCCAGCAACAGCGGCAGCAGCACCGCCGAGTTCGATGCCTACCGCGCACAGACCACTCGCAGCATCAACACGTTGCAGGCGCAGATTCAGAACCTGCAGCAGCAAATTGACGCCCGCTGATCAGCCCAACCCGCCGATACGAAAAAGCCCGCGTTTTTACGCGGGCTTTTTGTTGGCGCTGATGAAGCTTACAGACGCGGATAATCGATATAGCCGACCGGGCCGGAGCCGTAGAAGGTTTCCTTGTGCGGCTCGTTCAGCGGCGCGTCCTGGCGCAGGCGCTCGGGCAGGTCCGGGTTGGCGATAAAGGGCACGCCAAAGGCCACGGCGTCGGCCTTGCCGCTGGCCAGCCAGGCGTTGGCCTGGTCCTTGGTGAAGCCTTCGTTGGCGATGAACACGCCGCCGAACGCTTCCTTCAGGCTTGGCGACAGGCTGTCGTCGGCTTCGTGCTCACGGGCGCAGAGGAAGGCGATGTTGCGTTTACCCAGCTCGCGAGCCACGTAGGTGAAGGTTTCGGCGCGGTTGGAATCGCCCATGTCGTGGCTGTCGGCACGCGGGGCCAGGTGTACACCAACGCGGCCCGGTTCCCACACGCTCAGCACCGCATCGGTCACTTCCATCAGCAGACGGGCACGGTTTTCCAGGCTGCCACCGTAGTTGTCGGTACGCCTGTTGGTGCTGTCCTGCAGGAACTGGTCGAGCAGGTAACCGTTGGCGGCGTGGATTTCCACACCGTCGAAGCCGGCAGCCTTGGCGTTCTCGGCACCCTGGCGATAGGCCTCGACAACGTCGGCGATTTCTTCGCTTTCCAGGGCGCGCGGCGTGACGAAGTCCTTCATCGGGCGGATCAGGCTGACGTGGCCGGCGGGCTTGATGGCGCTGGGGGCCACCGGCAGTTCGCCATCCAGGTACACCGGATCGGAGATGCGGCCCACATGCCAGAGTTGCAGGACGATCTTGCCGCCGTTGGCGTGCACCGCCTTGGTCACGCCGCTCCAGCCGCGCACCTGCTCATCGGACCAGATGCCGGGAGTGTTCGGGTAGCCGACGCCCATGGGCGTGACCGAGGTGGCCTCGCTGATGATCAGGCCAGCCGAGGCGCGCTGCACGTAGTACTCGGCCATCAGGGCATTGGGCACGCGGCCTTCATCGGCGCGGCAGCGGGTCAGGGGCGCCATGATGACGCGGTTGGCGAGTTCCAGATCGCCGATCTTGATGGGGTCGAACAGAGTGGTCATTGCCTAGATCCTCGAATCATTCGCTCGGTAGGGGTTGCTGGATGGTGAAGGGGGGCGGGTTGCAATCGCATGCAGGTCACAGATCACGGGTGATCCGCTCGATAAAGGCGGCGATGGTCGCATCGTTGCGCTTGAAGAAATTCCACTGACCGACCTTGCGGCTGGTCACCAGACCGGCGCGTTGCAGGGTGGCCAGGTGGGCCGAAACCGTGGATTGCGACAGCCCGGTGGCCTGGTCGAACTTGCCGGCGCACACGCCGATCTCGAAGGAATGGTCGGGCTGCACGAAGTGCGCTGCGGGCTCTTTCAGCCAGCGCAGAATGTCGCGGCGCACCGGATGGGCCAGCGCCTTGATCACTTCGTCCAGGTCCATCTCTTCAGGGTTCATCGGCTCTCCTGCGTAGCTGCAACGGCATATCGCGATGAAGCGAACTTTATATCGAGACTTGGCGATATACAGATCGTTCAAGCAGATAGTGCATATCGACCGCCATGATGGCGCGCCCCTCGCCGTGGCCGGGGCGAGGCTTTAAGCTGGGCGGCATGAACTACCTCGCACACCTTCACCTGGGCGGCGATGCGCCCGCCGAACTGCTCGGCAGCCTGTATGGCGACTTCGTCAAGGGGCCGCTGGCCGGGCAATGGCCGGCCGCCATCGAGGCGGGCATCGCTCTGCACCGGCGCATCGATGCCTTCACCGACGGCCATCCGCTGCAGGCCCGGGCGCGGGCGCGCTTTCCCGCCGAGCGGCGGCGGGTGGCCGGGATCTTTCTCGACCTGTTCTTCGACCACTGCCTGGCCCGGGACTGGCAGCGCTACAGCGACCAGCCGCTGCAAGGGTTCACCGATCGTGTCTACCAGGTGCTGGCCGCCGAGCCACAGTTGCCCGGCAGCCTGCAGCGCATCGCCCCGCGCATGGCGGCGCAGGACTGGCTGGGCAGCTACCAGGAGTTCGAGGTGCTGGGGCAGGTGATCGCCGGCATGTCGCGGCGTTTGTCGCGACCGCGTCTGCTGGATGGCGGGCTGGAGGATCTGCGCCGGCTCTACGAACCGCTGAGCGAGGATTTCAGCGCCTTCTATCCGGCGCTGATGGCCTTCGCCCGGGACCAGCGTGAGGCGCTGCTACAGCCCGCGCGCTGAGCAATCAGCGCTGCCCTGAACCGTTGCGCAGGGTGTCGAACAGGGCTGCATCGACCTTCTTGCGACGGGCGCCTTCCAGGTGCGCGCGCATGCGGTCGGCGGCGGCGAGGCGGTCGCCCTGTTCGATCAGGTCGAGGATTTCCAGGTGCTGCTCGACCTGGGCGCGGCGATGTTCACGGGACACGTCCACGCGGTATTCGACCAGGCGGCGCAGGCGATCCAGACGTTTGAGCGATTGCAGCAGAAAGCGATTGCCGGAAAACCCGGCGATGACCTCGTGGAAGCGCGAGTTGGCTTCGTAGAGTTCCTCGATGGTCATGCTCAGATAGCCGCTTTCGGCGATGAACGCCTGCTGCTTGCGACAGTCCGCCAGCAGCTCGCGGTCGACCTGGAAGGTCGGCGACAACAGCCCGGCCGGCTCGATGATCGAGCGAAAGGCGAAGCTCTCCTCGTAGGCCTCGATCGAGTCGATCACCGGCAGCATCTTCCAGCCCTGGCCGCTGCGCTGTTCGGCCCAACCTTCCTGCTGCATGCGCAGCAGCGCCGTGCGCAATTCGGCGCGCGACACCCCGAACTGGCGCATCAACTCGATCTCGGTGAACTGCTCGGGCAACTGCCGCGACAGGCGCAGGGCGACGAAGCGGCGATACACCGAATCTTCCTCGGCCTCGGCGATTTCCTGCACCAGTCCGTTGAGCTCGTCGGCAGCCTGAGCGAGGAAGAAACCGCGGTTGCGGTCGTGCTTGAGCATGCCGCGTTCGGCGAGGTGGTTGAGCACGAACTTCACCGGGGTGCGCGAGGTGTTCAGGGTCTGCGCCAGGTGCGATTCGGCCAGGTGGTGGCCGATGGGCAGGCGCTCGCGACGCACGTAGGCGATGACCTCGCGGGCGACGCGCTTCTGCAGGGCAGTGAGAACCGCCGAAGGGGTATTGTCCTGGGCCATGGCCGTAAGCGTCGATTCCTGTCTGGGGTGATGCGCCGGTGCCGAGCGGCTCGGCAGGCGCTGCATTCTGCTACGTAAACGGTGCCACGCAAAGATGCCGGGCGGCTGGAGATCTTTCAACTTCCAATTGTTTTTTATTCGCCTAAAGAGCAATAATGGTGGCGTCGAATTACGAGGATAGCGGCATTGAATCTAGATTCATGTCGCTGTGCGCGACAGGCTGTGAACAACGTAGCGATAAAAATCATCCAATAACCAGGCTTTCGTTTTCCGCGACCACCTCGATCTGGATCAATCACCACGCTGCTGGTGCACGTACCGAAGGGGACGCCATGTTCAAGACCCACTGGAGCAATCACCTGGGCACGCCGCTGGTCGGTGCCCTCGGCGCGGTGATCGCCACCTTCATCGGCTGGCCGCTGCCCTGGATGATCGGCTCGCTGGTGGCGGTGATCCTGGTGCGCTGCTTCAGCAGCTGGCAGTTGCAGCCGCTGCCGGGCGGGCGCAAGTTCGGCCAGTGGATCATCGGTATCGGCATCGGCCTGCACTTCACGCCGGCGCTGGTCGCGCAGATCGCCGGTCATCTGCTGCCGATCATGGTCGGTGCGCTGATCACCGTGCTCAGCAGCATCGCTGGCGTGTGGTTCATGCGCCGCACCGGCGAGAGCATGGCCACGGCGTACTTTTCCAGCATGCCGGGTGGCTCCAGCGAGATGGTCAACCTTGGTGCCCGTAACGGCGCCGAACTGACCCGAGTGGCAGCCGCACAGAGCCTGCGGGTGGTGGCCGTGGTGCTGCTGGTGCCAGCAGTGTTCAAGTTCCTGCTGGGCGACGGCGAGGTGCACCATCACTCCGTTCACGTCGACTGGCCCTGGCTGGTGCTGATCCTGCCGGTGGCCGGGTTGGCCGGCTGGTTGCTGCAGCGCTACCGGCAGCCCAACCCCTGGCTGTTCGGCCCGCTGCTGGTCAGCGCCGCTGCCAGCATCGGCTTCGACCTCAGCAGCACGCTGCCGACCGGCGCCAGTCAGGTCGGCCAGCTGATGATCGGCAGCGCCCTGGGCTGCTTCTTCAACCGCGCGTTCTTCCGTTATGCCCCGTCATTCCTGGCCCGTACCCTGATCACCACCCTGGTGATGATGCTGGTGGCGTTCATCGGTGCGGTGCTGGTCGGCTGGGCCAGCGGGCTGGATATCCAGTCCCTGACCCTGGGGATGATGCCCGGCGGCATCGCCGAGATGAGCCTGACGGCCGAGACCCTGCAGCTGGCGGTGCCGCTGGTGACGGCGATGCAGGTGGTGCGGCTGTTTCTGGTGTTGTTCCTGGCCGAGCCGATCTTCCGGCGTTGGTTGCAGAGCGATAATCCGCAGTTGCGGCAGGCTTGATCGATCTCGTCGTAATTCCATGGGCAGCGGTCGCGGTGTAGTGAGAACGGACGTTGGTGCACTACCTTTGGGAGCGGGCCCTGCCCGCCATTTTTTTTTCGCGCGCATGGCCCGCTTCCACAACCGCAGCAGTGCCTGATCGTATGAAGGGATCCGCCGGGAAAGCTCGCGGCTAAAGCCGCTCCTACGCGGTTGCTGGGATCTCGCTTTTGCCTTGTCGCCCTTGCACCGCGCAAAGATGAGTTCCCAGAAGATCTTGAGCCGGCCCTAAGCCGCAGCCTGGGTTTCCTGCTGCTGCGCCCCATACAGCGCCTCGCTGACCGCTGCCTGGGCGCGGCGGGCCAGGTCGTTGCGGTTGCCCGAGTTGCTGGCGATCGGCTCGAGCAGCTGGATCTCCACCTCGGCGACATCGCTTCCCATCAGGCGCAGCAGGTGCGAGAGCATGTCGTCGTCGCCGATAAAGGGCGTCACATCGCAGCGCTGCCCACCGCGAACATAGCGAATGGCGACCGGCTGCAGGTCGACGCCGCTTTCGATGGCGCTGCTCAGCAGCCGGCCGTGGAAGGTGCGCAGGGCCGCGCCGTCGCAGGTGGTGCCTTCCGGGAAGATCAGCAGGTGGCTGCCGCCCTTCAGGTGGCGACCCAGTTGCTGGTTGAGCAGCCCGCCGTCACCGGCGCCGCGGCGGATGAACAGGGTGCCGGCCTTGTGCGCCAGCCAGCCGGCCAGCGGCCAGGTGCGCACCTCGGCCTTGGACAGGAACGACAGCGGTGCGAGCATGCCGAGCAGCGGAATATCGGTCCACGAGATGTGATTGCTCAGCCACAGCATCGGTTTGTGCGGAAGCTGCCCCCGCACGCAGACCCGAAACGGCAGGGCTCTGGCCAGGCGCGCCAGCCACCAGCGGGTCAGGCGTTGGCGCAGGCCCGTCAGGTCACGGCGGGTCAGGCGTTCGATCGGCACCAGCAAGGCGGCCAGTAGCGTGCCGATGGCCAGCACGGCGGCCAGGCGGGTCAGACGCAGATACAGACGCACGTTGCTCATCGGGTTTTGACCTGGACGGGGGAAAGAGGAGGGCGTGCGCCGCTGTATGAGCGGGCAACGCCCGGCGCGGCCTTTCTACCGTGCCAGGGCGCCGGGTTCAAGTCCCGCTCAGACCGCTGCCTTGAAGTGCCGGGCGTAGCGCGGGCACAGCTCGTCGCGCTTGAGCAGGATGAACACGTCGGCCACCTGGAAGTCCTTGTCCCAGCAGGGCTCGCCGCAGATCTTGGCGCCCAGGC harbors:
- a CDS encoding ATPase, producing MRNDAHDEFDDVPSLTPDRRDQDDFEPEPQPYARTGAASRKASAPRAASTGPLWALVGALSIALAGLGWWSFQQISLMEQQLVATQESFARISEEAAGRIQDISGKVVAAESNVTTGSEALRLQVRQLENKVAELGKQQQAAGGQQSGQDKRIEQLVADLKAQQGDAGQYADSLKTLGSGQDALKSELAALKTELASLKSSQGDAGKLAAQVKSLAGDVEALKKAGNSNAAVERLEQDMLVLKSQLDNRPAASNSGSSTAEFDAYRAQTTRSINTLQAQIQNLQQQIDAR
- a CDS encoding alkene reductase, whose product is MTTLFDPIKIGDLELANRVIMAPLTRCRADEGRVPNALMAEYYVQRASAGLIISEATSVTPMGVGYPNTPGIWSDEQVRGWSGVTKAVHANGGKIVLQLWHVGRISDPVYLDGELPVAPSAIKPAGHVSLIRPMKDFVTPRALESEEIADVVEAYRQGAENAKAAGFDGVEIHAANGYLLDQFLQDSTNRRTDNYGGSLENRARLLMEVTDAVLSVWEPGRVGVHLAPRADSHDMGDSNRAETFTYVARELGKRNIAFLCAREHEADDSLSPSLKEAFGGVFIANEGFTKDQANAWLASGKADAVAFGVPFIANPDLPERLRQDAPLNEPHKETFYGSGPVGYIDYPRL
- a CDS encoding ArsR/SmtB family transcription factor, which translates into the protein MDLDEVIKALAHPVRRDILRWLKEPAAHFVQPDHSFEIGVCAGKFDQATGLSQSTVSAHLATLQRAGLVTSRKVGQWNFFKRNDATIAAFIERITRDL
- a CDS encoding ACP phosphodiesterase is translated as MNYLAHLHLGGDAPAELLGSLYGDFVKGPLAGQWPAAIEAGIALHRRIDAFTDGHPLQARARARFPAERRRVAGIFLDLFFDHCLARDWQRYSDQPLQGFTDRVYQVLAAEPQLPGSLQRIAPRMAAQDWLGSYQEFEVLGQVIAGMSRRLSRPRLLDGGLEDLRRLYEPLSEDFSAFYPALMAFARDQREALLQPAR
- a CDS encoding GntR family transcriptional regulator — protein: MAQDNTPSAVLTALQKRVAREVIAYVRRERLPIGHHLAESHLAQTLNTSRTPVKFVLNHLAERGMLKHDRNRGFFLAQAADELNGLVQEIAEAEEDSVYRRFVALRLSRQLPEQFTEIELMRQFGVSRAELRTALLRMQQEGWAEQRSGQGWKMLPVIDSIEAYEESFAFRSIIEPAGLLSPTFQVDRELLADCRKQQAFIAESGYLSMTIEELYEANSRFHEVIAGFSGNRFLLQSLKRLDRLRRLVEYRVDVSREHRRAQVEQHLEILDLIEQGDRLAAADRMRAHLEGARRKKVDAALFDTLRNGSGQR
- a CDS encoding AbrB family transcriptional regulator, coding for MFKTHWSNHLGTPLVGALGAVIATFIGWPLPWMIGSLVAVILVRCFSSWQLQPLPGGRKFGQWIIGIGIGLHFTPALVAQIAGHLLPIMVGALITVLSSIAGVWFMRRTGESMATAYFSSMPGGSSEMVNLGARNGAELTRVAAAQSLRVVAVVLLVPAVFKFLLGDGEVHHHSVHVDWPWLVLILPVAGLAGWLLQRYRQPNPWLFGPLLVSAAASIGFDLSSTLPTGASQVGQLMIGSALGCFFNRAFFRYAPSFLARTLITTLVMMLVAFIGAVLVGWASGLDIQSLTLGMMPGGIAEMSLTAETLQLAVPLVTAMQVVRLFLVLFLAEPIFRRWLQSDNPQLRQA
- a CDS encoding lysophospholipid acyltransferase family protein codes for the protein MSNVRLYLRLTRLAAVLAIGTLLAALLVPIERLTRRDLTGLRQRLTRWWLARLARALPFRVCVRGQLPHKPMLWLSNHISWTDIPLLGMLAPLSFLSKAEVRTWPLAGWLAHKAGTLFIRRGAGDGGLLNQQLGRHLKGGSHLLIFPEGTTCDGAALRTFHGRLLSSAIESGVDLQPVAIRYVRGGQRCDVTPFIGDDDMLSHLLRLMGSDVAEVEIQLLEPIASNSGNRNDLARRAQAAVSEALYGAQQQETQAAA